A stretch of Halomonas elongata DSM 2581 DNA encodes these proteins:
- a CDS encoding LysR family transcriptional regulator codes for MEQFVAVAEELHFHRAAERLNMSQPPLTSAIRKLEEDINVTLIERGNRVLGLTPAGEKFLEEARETLRRAEQAITSTQDVAAGQTGLVRLGYVGSSLYGRLPDAIRAFRVQYPKVRLELREATTAAQISAIRAGVMDVGVVIPPLHNAEDVGLEGFDNDRLCMAIPKDHPLGKNDKVQLSDLSDEPFVLWPMLEGRGFHLQVIRLCANAGFVPRVEQEAYGMHAVLSLVAVGLGVSVVPDSMSGFRDDRITYRPINDAGSEFELSFIYRDLSPSAASFVCHASGKEKYKVL; via the coding sequence ATGGAGCAATTCGTTGCTGTAGCTGAAGAGCTACATTTTCATCGGGCTGCGGAAAGGCTGAATATGTCGCAACCTCCTCTCACCAGTGCGATTCGCAAGCTGGAGGAGGATATCAATGTTACCCTGATCGAGCGTGGCAACCGTGTGCTTGGCTTGACCCCCGCGGGAGAAAAATTCCTTGAAGAAGCGCGTGAGACCCTTCGCCGGGCAGAGCAGGCCATAACGAGTACGCAAGACGTGGCAGCAGGGCAAACGGGTTTGGTGCGACTTGGGTATGTGGGTAGTTCACTTTATGGTCGTTTACCTGATGCCATTCGTGCATTCAGGGTGCAGTATCCAAAGGTGCGTCTTGAGCTTCGTGAAGCCACTACGGCTGCACAGATTTCTGCAATACGCGCTGGAGTGATGGATGTTGGTGTGGTGATACCTCCTCTTCATAATGCTGAGGATGTTGGGCTGGAAGGCTTCGATAATGATCGATTATGCATGGCGATACCGAAGGATCATCCTCTTGGGAAAAACGATAAGGTACAGCTCTCTGATCTGTCGGATGAACCGTTTGTTCTCTGGCCTATGCTTGAAGGGCGTGGGTTTCATCTACAAGTGATCCGCCTCTGTGCAAATGCAGGGTTTGTGCCGAGAGTCGAACAGGAAGCGTATGGAATGCATGCGGTTCTATCCTTGGTAGCTGTCGGATTAGGAGTTTCCGTCGTGCCCGATAGCATGAGTGGGTTCCGTGATGATCGAATCACTTATCGACCAATAAATGATGCTGGCTCCGAGTTCGAACTCTCTTTCATTTATCGTGATCTGTCTCCTTCGGCGGCATCCTTCGTTTGTCACGCCTCGGGTAAAGAGAAATATAAGGTGCTCTAG
- a CDS encoding metallophosphoesterase family protein codes for MNTERLECDAPVGVIADTHGTLRDEALTMLEGCGVILHLGDVGSRDQDAAILERLAELAPVHTVRGNVDTAPWAERLPWYLDLVVNGWRLHLVHDIADFAPDTPCDAMLHGHSHKARNEWRDGRLLFNPGGAGRRRFSLPLTLGKLWADETALRGAILRLPL; via the coding sequence ATGAACACCGAACGTCTCGAATGCGACGCGCCGGTCGGGGTGATCGCCGATACCCATGGCACGCTGCGCGATGAGGCGCTGACGATGCTCGAGGGCTGTGGTGTGATCCTGCATCTCGGCGATGTGGGCAGCCGCGATCAGGATGCGGCGATACTCGAGCGGTTGGCCGAGCTGGCGCCGGTCCATACGGTGCGGGGCAACGTCGACACGGCGCCATGGGCGGAGCGGCTGCCCTGGTACCTGGATCTGGTGGTGAATGGCTGGCGGCTTCACCTGGTGCACGATATCGCCGACTTCGCGCCCGATACGCCCTGCGATGCCATGCTGCATGGCCATTCCCACAAGGCGCGCAACGAGTGGCGTGACGGCCGGCTGCTGTTCAATCCCGGCGGAGCCGGCCGGCGCCGCTTCTCGCTGCCGCTGACCCTGGGCAAGCTGTGGGCCGACGAGACGGCCTTGCGCGGCGCCATCCTGCGTCTTCCGTTGTGA
- a CDS encoding TetR/AcrR family transcriptional regulator — protein MAKRDDILATATRLFGEHGYHAVGVDRIRDEAEVSKMTLYHHFPGKEALVEAVLEQRHERFMASLNAAVESSSTWETRLRAVFDWHARWFASENFHGCMFLKATEEYAREPASLLALSRRHKAEVKALVEEIIATQEGVSAPRLARLVQVTLDGMIVNAYLFGPDAVDDAWAALAPLLALDARPLDREGAADWTQP, from the coding sequence ATGGCCAAGCGCGACGACATTCTGGCGACGGCGACCCGGTTGTTCGGGGAGCATGGTTATCATGCGGTTGGTGTGGATCGCATCCGGGACGAGGCCGAGGTCTCGAAGATGACGCTCTACCACCACTTTCCCGGCAAGGAAGCGTTGGTGGAGGCAGTGTTGGAGCAGCGCCACGAGCGCTTCATGGCCTCCCTGAACGCTGCGGTCGAGTCGTCAAGCACGTGGGAGACACGGCTTCGCGCAGTCTTCGACTGGCATGCCCGCTGGTTCGCCTCCGAGAACTTCCACGGCTGCATGTTTCTCAAGGCGACCGAGGAATATGCCCGGGAGCCGGCTTCCCTGCTGGCCCTATCGCGGCGCCACAAGGCTGAGGTGAAGGCATTGGTCGAGGAGATTATCGCCACGCAGGAAGGCGTGTCTGCCCCGCGGCTGGCGCGCCTCGTTCAAGTGACACTGGATGGCATGATCGTCAACGCCTATCTGTTCGGCCCGGACGCCGTGGACGATGCCTGGGCAGCGCTGGCGCCGTTATTGGCGCTGGACGCCCGACCACTGGATCGCGAAGGCGCAGCGGACTGGACACAACCCTGA
- a CDS encoding SDR family NAD(P)-dependent oxidoreductase: MISFEGQIVLITGAGRGLGFSYARYIGQLGATVLIQDIGADTEGSGDSPEVAEIAAQQLQEEGLDALAIAGDISSREGCHRLVRQALAIAGKLDALIHNAGWVAYEHIEAIEETSFDRMMAIAAKAPLWLTQAAWPTMKSARYGRIVMTTSCRALYPQYVHRGLASYSAAKSAVIGIMNVLAVEGREDNIIVNAISPVAKTRMWGIEGEPDELHPAEVAPGMAFLASSACSEGGWILRAANGQFHATKAMEAKGVDYPRNLQAIQASTAHEVAKNWALIATHDVEPRS; this comes from the coding sequence ATGATAAGTTTCGAAGGCCAGATAGTACTCATCACCGGGGCTGGTCGCGGGCTTGGTTTCTCATATGCACGCTATATTGGACAACTCGGTGCCACGGTCCTCATCCAGGATATCGGTGCAGATACCGAAGGCAGCGGAGACTCTCCAGAGGTGGCGGAAATTGCAGCCCAGCAACTGCAGGAAGAAGGGTTGGATGCACTAGCCATTGCCGGAGACATTAGCTCCCGCGAGGGCTGTCATAGACTCGTCAGACAAGCATTAGCCATCGCAGGAAAGCTCGATGCTCTCATCCATAATGCAGGTTGGGTTGCCTATGAACATATCGAGGCAATAGAGGAAACTTCCTTTGATCGTATGATGGCTATCGCCGCCAAGGCACCTCTGTGGCTCACACAGGCGGCATGGCCCACGATGAAATCAGCGAGGTATGGCCGTATCGTCATGACGACCTCCTGTCGCGCGCTTTACCCCCAATATGTTCATCGAGGACTAGCCTCTTATTCTGCAGCCAAAAGTGCTGTGATAGGCATCATGAACGTCCTGGCGGTCGAAGGGAGAGAGGACAATATCATCGTCAATGCAATTTCCCCTGTCGCCAAGACACGTATGTGGGGAATCGAGGGAGAGCCTGACGAACTACATCCTGCCGAGGTGGCCCCAGGCATGGCGTTTCTTGCGTCTTCAGCATGTTCCGAAGGTGGATGGATTCTTCGTGCCGCAAATGGCCAGTTTCATGCCACCAAAGCAATGGAGGCCAAGGGCGTTGACTATCCTCGCAATCTGCAAGCCATTCAGGCATCAACGGCTCATGAGGTTGCGAAAAACTGGGCCCTTATCGCCACTCATGACGTGGAGCCTCGCTCGTGA
- a CDS encoding DUF4878 domain-containing protein: protein MTTFKPLNASLQHGEYGDSSMTRFMHFLASALILLMVSACGASTDTPESSLTAFYEAVAENDAKTALEHVSLADIKESEMGVAREKIKMMVGNFHAKAEEKGGIEKVEVLNVATNEEKTEAEVEVQVTFGNGKSEKNTDDMVKEDGEWKISF, encoded by the coding sequence ATGACGACATTCAAGCCCCTCAACGCCTCCCTCCAACATGGTGAATACGGAGATTCTTCCATGACACGTTTCATGCACTTTCTGGCTTCGGCGCTCATCCTCCTCATGGTGAGCGCTTGCGGCGCCTCCACGGACACACCCGAGAGCAGCCTCACCGCCTTTTACGAAGCTGTGGCAGAAAACGATGCCAAAACGGCTCTCGAACACGTTTCCCTGGCCGACATCAAGGAATCCGAAATGGGCGTGGCCAGGGAAAAGATCAAGATGATGGTCGGCAACTTCCACGCCAAGGCCGAGGAAAAAGGCGGCATTGAAAAGGTCGAGGTGCTCAATGTCGCAACCAATGAAGAGAAGACCGAAGCCGAGGTTGAGGTCCAGGTGACCTTCGGTAATGGCAAGAGCGAGAAAAATACGGACGATATGGTCAAGGAAGATGGGGAGTGGAAGATAAGCTTCTAA
- a CDS encoding arsenic transporter, whose translation MLAFAIFVATLMLVIWQPRGLGIGWSALGGAAVALATGVVDWGDVDTVWHIVWDATFTFVALIIISLILDEAGFFAWAALHIARWGNGRGRLLFPLIVMLGAMIAALFANDGAALLLTPIVIAILARLDFRPGAALAFIIATGFVADSTSLPLIISNLVNIVSANYFDIGFTRYTQVMVPVDLVSLIATLVVLGWYFRREIPGQYDVERLEAPASAIRDHHVFRAAFPLLLVLLAALFLTTRWEVPFAIIMGSAALILMAIAGRWFTAGHVHVISLKRVIRNAPWQIVLFSLGMYLVVYGLGNAWLTARAADVLVWLSQQGTIVATVGTGFASAILASLMNNMPSTLIGALAIDQADVAQQTQQLMVYANVIGNDLGPKFTPIGSLATLLWLHVLAGKGYRIGWGQYMKVGLVITPPVLLATLLALALWLPVLPAP comes from the coding sequence ATGCTGGCTTTCGCCATCTTCGTGGCCACGCTGATGCTGGTCATCTGGCAGCCCAGGGGGCTGGGCATCGGCTGGAGCGCGCTGGGCGGCGCGGCGGTGGCACTGGCCACCGGCGTGGTCGACTGGGGCGATGTGGACACCGTCTGGCACATCGTCTGGGATGCCACCTTCACCTTCGTCGCCCTGATCATCATCTCGCTGATCCTCGACGAAGCGGGCTTCTTCGCCTGGGCCGCCCTGCATATCGCCCGCTGGGGCAACGGCCGCGGTCGACTGCTGTTTCCACTGATCGTGATGCTCGGCGCGATGATCGCGGCGCTGTTCGCCAACGACGGCGCGGCCCTGCTGCTGACGCCCATCGTCATCGCCATCCTGGCACGGCTGGATTTTCGGCCGGGTGCCGCCCTGGCCTTCATCATCGCCACCGGCTTCGTCGCCGACTCCACGAGCCTGCCGCTGATCATCTCCAACCTGGTCAACATCGTCAGCGCCAACTACTTCGACATCGGCTTCACGCGCTACACCCAGGTCATGGTGCCGGTCGACCTGGTCTCGCTGATCGCCACCCTCGTCGTGCTGGGCTGGTACTTCCGCCGCGAGATCCCCGGGCAGTACGACGTCGAACGCCTGGAAGCTCCGGCCAGCGCCATCCGCGACCATCACGTCTTTCGCGCCGCCTTCCCGCTGCTGCTCGTGCTGCTGGCCGCGCTCTTCCTGACCACCCGCTGGGAAGTGCCCTTCGCGATCATCATGGGCAGCGCCGCCCTCATCCTGATGGCCATCGCCGGACGCTGGTTCACCGCCGGGCACGTGCATGTCATCTCGCTCAAACGCGTGATTCGCAATGCCCCCTGGCAGATCGTGCTGTTCTCGCTGGGCATGTACCTGGTGGTCTATGGCCTGGGCAATGCCTGGCTGACCGCCCGAGCGGCGGATGTGCTGGTGTGGCTGAGCCAGCAAGGCACGATCGTGGCGACCGTCGGCACCGGCTTCGCCTCCGCCATCCTGGCCTCGCTGATGAACAACATGCCCTCCACGCTGATCGGCGCGCTGGCCATCGACCAGGCGGATGTCGCACAGCAGACTCAGCAGTTGATGGTCTACGCCAACGTCATCGGCAACGACCTGGGCCCCAAGTTCACGCCCATCGGCAGCCTCGCCACGCTGCTCTGGCTGCATGTGCTCGCCGGCAAGGGCTACCGCATCGGCTGGGGGCAGTACATGAAAGTCGGGCTGGTCATCACCCCGCCGGTGCTGCTGGCCACCCTGCTCGCCCTGGCACTGTGGCTGCCCGTGTTGCCGGCCCCCTAG
- a CDS encoding HPP family protein → MLHKMKGGGTLPARPDTLQILTGLMGGISGIGLVAWLTRFTEVPLLMAPFGATCVLLFAAPGAPLAQPRNVIGGHLVSALVGLVAMQLLGTGPLAMAIGVGVAIAAMQGLRVVHPPAGANPLVVMMSGAVGYDFLLMPVLAGSVSLVLVALLINNLGEGRRWPNYWL, encoded by the coding sequence ATGCTCCACAAGATGAAGGGTGGCGGCACCCTGCCGGCGCGTCCCGATACCCTCCAGATACTCACCGGCTTGATGGGCGGCATAAGCGGCATCGGGCTGGTGGCCTGGCTGACCCGGTTCACCGAGGTGCCGCTGCTGATGGCACCCTTCGGCGCCACCTGTGTGCTGCTGTTCGCCGCGCCGGGCGCGCCGCTGGCCCAGCCCCGCAATGTGATCGGCGGTCACCTGGTCTCGGCACTGGTCGGTCTGGTCGCCATGCAACTGCTGGGCACCGGACCACTGGCCATGGCAATCGGCGTTGGCGTGGCCATCGCAGCCATGCAGGGACTGCGGGTGGTGCATCCCCCCGCGGGCGCCAATCCGCTGGTGGTGATGATGTCCGGTGCAGTGGGCTATGACTTCCTGCTGATGCCGGTGCTGGCGGGCTCGGTGAGCCTGGTGCTGGTAGCTCTGCTGATCAACAACCTGGGAGAAGGGCGTCGCTGGCCGAACTATTGGCTCTAG
- a CDS encoding YiiX/YebB-like N1pC/P60 family cysteine hydrolase — MEDKLLITVKSLLLLALCLLAGTCQASQLLPGDLVFRQGTEPVSEAVMVMDDNRFSHVGMLAGQPDDWQVVHAVPEGGVISEPLADYIAAEHARQFAYFRVKATDAQRQSATDFAEANLGVPFTLLDAGVPGNGTYCTLLIRDAWQAAGIDLQAKFKHLNLPLYPGDFLLPSGLLASPLVSPVLQDTDSPS, encoded by the coding sequence GTGGAAGATAAGCTTCTAATAACAGTGAAGTCTCTTCTGCTACTCGCCCTCTGCCTGCTTGCCGGAACTTGCCAGGCCAGCCAACTATTGCCGGGCGACCTGGTGTTCCGACAGGGAACCGAGCCGGTCAGCGAAGCCGTCATGGTCATGGATGATAACCGCTTCAGCCATGTCGGCATGCTGGCTGGCCAGCCCGACGACTGGCAGGTTGTGCACGCCGTCCCCGAGGGCGGCGTTATCAGTGAGCCACTGGCTGACTACATCGCTGCCGAACATGCGAGGCAGTTTGCCTACTTCCGCGTGAAGGCTACGGACGCACAACGGCAGAGTGCCACTGACTTCGCCGAAGCAAACCTCGGCGTCCCCTTCACCCTCCTGGACGCCGGCGTTCCGGGCAACGGCACCTACTGCACGCTATTGATCCGCGATGCCTGGCAGGCAGCCGGCATCGACCTGCAAGCCAAGTTCAAGCATCTGAACCTGCCCTTGTATCCAGGCGATTTCCTCTTGCCCAGTGGCCTGCTCGCCTCACCGCTGGTATCTCCCGTCTTGCAGGATACCGACTCCCCTTCCTGA
- the arsH gene encoding arsenical resistance protein ArsH, producing MSFEPLPNIDPDHLHAIDVDALVGPDQPRHPPRILVLYGSLRERSYSRLLSEEAARLLRWFGCEVRTFNPSGLPLPDDADAEHPKVQELRDLAKWSEGMVWVSPERHGAMTGIMKTQIDWIPLALGGVRPTQGKTLAVMEVSGGSQSFNAVNQLRILGRWMRMLTIPNQSSVPKAFNEFDEAGRMHLSPLYYRVVDVCEELVKFTWMTRGRSAYLTDRYSERVESAEELSRRVNQATH from the coding sequence ATGAGTTTCGAGCCGCTTCCCAACATCGACCCGGATCACCTGCACGCCATCGATGTCGATGCCCTGGTGGGACCGGACCAGCCTCGTCATCCCCCGCGCATTCTGGTGCTGTACGGCTCGCTGCGCGAACGTTCCTACTCGCGCCTGCTCTCCGAGGAAGCCGCACGCCTGCTGCGCTGGTTCGGCTGCGAGGTACGCACCTTCAATCCCTCCGGCCTGCCGCTGCCCGACGATGCCGACGCCGAGCACCCCAAGGTGCAGGAGCTGCGCGACCTGGCCAAGTGGAGCGAAGGCATGGTGTGGGTCAGTCCCGAGCGCCATGGCGCCATGACCGGCATCATGAAGACCCAGATCGACTGGATTCCGCTGGCGCTGGGCGGCGTGCGGCCGACCCAGGGCAAGACGCTGGCCGTGATGGAAGTCTCCGGCGGCAGCCAGAGCTTCAATGCCGTCAACCAGTTGCGCATCCTCGGCCGCTGGATGCGCATGCTGACCATCCCCAACCAGTCATCCGTGCCCAAGGCCTTCAACGAGTTCGACGAGGCCGGTCGTATGCATCTTTCGCCGCTCTACTACCGGGTCGTCGATGTCTGCGAGGAACTGGTGAAGTTCACCTGGATGACGCGCGGGCGCTCCGCCTACCTGACCGACCGCTACTCGGAACGGGTCGAGAGTGCCGAGGAGTTGTCCCGGCGCGTCAATCAGGCCACGCACTAA
- a CDS encoding multidrug effflux MFS transporter, with product MPRLSFVLTVAMLSAFGLIASDVYLPAMPSMTIEFGVADWQMPQTVSIYLLALAIAQLSYGPLSDRYGRKPLLLAGIALYMVGSLGCAASSGYTGFLIWRILEAVGAAAGLVIGRALIADICDKRTSAKVYAVVYPLVSLSPALAPAIGGHLAAVFGWRADFLFVAAFGAAALLMVLTLLPETLPVAARTRTSPFAGFGHVVRDRNFRRYTLVVCAIYCAWFVYLTQSPFLFARQGLSEEQSGWLYLPLTAGIIGANLLAKRLLDRWPYDRIVAAGIACFVLGGIAFLGMAALERQGAVTVVLPMCLVSLANGSSLSLAVSGAIASEHGYAATASGLVGFCQIGSAALLAMGISATFGTGLNVLGGAVLTLGLLALSTCLPWSGRPAEQA from the coding sequence ATGCCTCGCTTATCTTTCGTCCTGACCGTCGCCATGCTCAGTGCCTTCGGCCTGATCGCCTCGGACGTTTATCTGCCCGCCATGCCGAGCATGACGATCGAGTTCGGCGTCGCCGACTGGCAGATGCCGCAGACCGTCTCTATCTACCTGCTGGCACTGGCAATTGCACAACTGTCTTATGGGCCATTATCGGACCGCTATGGTCGAAAGCCCCTTCTGCTGGCCGGCATCGCCCTTTACATGGTCGGTTCGCTGGGGTGTGCCGCCTCAAGCGGTTACACCGGGTTTCTGATCTGGCGCATACTCGAAGCGGTCGGCGCAGCGGCGGGTTTGGTCATTGGCCGCGCCTTGATCGCCGATATCTGCGATAAGCGCACCTCGGCCAAGGTCTATGCGGTGGTCTATCCCCTGGTGTCGTTGTCGCCGGCCCTGGCGCCGGCCATCGGCGGACACCTGGCCGCGGTATTCGGATGGCGGGCTGACTTCCTGTTCGTGGCCGCTTTTGGTGCCGCGGCGCTGTTGATGGTGCTGACGCTACTTCCGGAAACGCTTCCCGTCGCGGCCCGTACCCGGACTTCGCCATTCGCCGGGTTTGGCCATGTCGTCCGCGATCGGAATTTTCGCCGCTACACCCTGGTGGTCTGCGCCATCTACTGCGCCTGGTTCGTCTATCTGACCCAATCGCCATTCCTTTTCGCGCGCCAGGGCTTGAGCGAAGAGCAAAGTGGCTGGCTGTACCTGCCGCTGACAGCCGGCATCATCGGCGCCAATCTTCTGGCCAAGCGGCTGCTCGATCGTTGGCCCTATGACCGCATCGTCGCCGCAGGTATCGCCTGCTTTGTGCTCGGCGGCATAGCCTTCCTGGGCATGGCTGCCCTGGAGAGGCAAGGTGCGGTTACCGTGGTGCTTCCGATGTGCCTGGTCAGCCTGGCCAACGGCTCATCATTGTCGCTGGCCGTATCCGGAGCCATCGCCAGCGAACACGGGTATGCAGCCACGGCATCGGGGCTGGTAGGGTTCTGCCAGATCGGTAGTGCCGCGCTCTTGGCGATGGGGATAAGCGCAACGTTTGGCACCGGACTTAACGTGCTAGGGGGCGCTGTGCTGACACTTGGACTGCTCGCACTATCCACGTGCTTGCCTTGGTCGGGACGTCCGGCGGAACAGGCCTGA
- a CDS encoding SMP-30/gluconolactonase/LRE family protein yields the protein MNNISIAFSSQATLGESPVWSQSRGRLLWVDTLAASLNAFDPATGQNIVHTMPSPLGFVTEAHEGQLLVGIGCHIERVDETTGKRQRIATAPHAQKGYRLNDAYLDPTGHLWVGLMDEGLSEGSGYLYRLAPNGVWETIDSGFTLINGIARSLDGGTLYVTDSRHGTIYAYEHDELSGEVGHRHRLIDIAPDEGKPDGLLIDQEGYLLSVLFDGAGIARISTDGDIVRRITLPVLRPTSCAFDSSHKYLFVTSARLGLSPTTLANMPASGSVLRIDYERIMRQGSAA from the coding sequence GTGAATAACATATCAATAGCATTTTCGAGCCAAGCAACGCTCGGCGAGTCCCCTGTATGGAGTCAATCCAGAGGCCGTCTTCTATGGGTCGACACCCTCGCAGCCTCTCTCAATGCTTTCGACCCCGCCACGGGGCAGAATATTGTTCATACCATGCCCTCACCACTCGGCTTTGTCACTGAAGCACATGAGGGCCAGTTGCTCGTTGGTATCGGTTGCCATATAGAGAGAGTCGATGAGACCACGGGAAAGAGGCAGCGAATAGCGACAGCTCCTCACGCTCAGAAAGGCTATCGGCTTAACGATGCTTACCTCGATCCCACAGGTCATCTTTGGGTTGGTCTGATGGACGAAGGTCTGAGCGAAGGCTCCGGCTATCTCTATCGCCTCGCCCCCAACGGGGTGTGGGAAACGATCGATTCAGGTTTCACACTCATCAATGGCATCGCCCGAAGCCTTGATGGGGGAACGCTTTATGTCACGGATTCACGGCATGGAACCATCTACGCTTATGAACACGACGAACTTTCTGGTGAGGTCGGTCATCGACATCGGCTCATCGACATTGCCCCGGACGAAGGGAAGCCGGATGGACTGCTGATTGACCAGGAAGGATACTTGCTCAGCGTTCTCTTCGATGGTGCCGGCATTGCACGCATATCGACAGACGGAGATATCGTGCGAAGAATCACGCTTCCTGTCCTTCGGCCCACGAGCTGTGCCTTCGACAGCAGTCACAAATATCTTTTCGTGACTTCGGCTCGACTGGGCTTATCGCCAACAACGCTGGCCAATATGCCGGCATCAGGGTCTGTGCTACGAATCGACTATGAGCGCATTATGAGGCAAGGAAGCGCAGCTTGA